A stretch of Mesorhizobium sp. M2A.F.Ca.ET.046.03.2.1 DNA encodes these proteins:
- a CDS encoding ankyrin repeat domain-containing protein, protein MRDDGECGTLSQDAASEWPAPCRRDPWSGGHHSGRRLEADGGHYDCIQALVRHPQIDIDARADYNGRTALIEAAGNWHLDAVTLLVEHGADVNAADKTGRNSALIEAIKGRHFAVAQYLLDTGKVNFLNKDMRLNALIWAGSARNAELIEQLDAAIHSFFEGK, encoded by the coding sequence TTGCGGGACGATGGCGAATGTGGAACTCTGAGCCAAGACGCCGCATCTGAATGGCCGGCTCCATGCCGGCGCGATCCGTGGTCCGGAGGGCATCACAGTGGCCGCAGGCTGGAAGCCGACGGCGGTCACTACGACTGCATCCAGGCGCTGGTGCGACACCCTCAGATCGATATCGACGCGCGCGCCGACTACAATGGCCGCACGGCGTTGATCGAAGCGGCAGGGAACTGGCATCTCGATGCCGTCACGCTCCTGGTCGAGCATGGCGCGGACGTCAATGCGGCCGACAAGACAGGGCGAAACAGCGCCCTCATCGAAGCCATCAAGGGGCGGCACTTCGCGGTTGCGCAGTATCTGCTCGATACCGGGAAGGTGAACTTCCTCAACAAGGACATGCGGCTCAACGCGCTGATCTGGGCCGGCAGCGCCCGCAACGCCGAACTCATCGAGCAGCTGGACGCAGCGATCCACAGCTTCTTCGAAGGCAAGTGA
- a CDS encoding DUF1330 domain-containing protein: MAAYLIADVDVTDMAMFDEYRREVPATEARYGGHYLARGGTTRVLEGDWEPHRLVIIEFPDMAAITAWYDSPEYERLKQIRFRCAHTRIIALEGVAPA, from the coding sequence ATGGCCGCTTATCTGATTGCAGACGTCGATGTCACTGACATGGCCATGTTCGACGAGTACCGGCGGGAGGTGCCGGCAACCGAGGCTCGCTATGGCGGGCATTATCTCGCGCGCGGCGGCACGACGCGAGTGCTCGAGGGCGACTGGGAGCCGCACCGCCTGGTCATAATCGAGTTTCCCGACATGGCCGCGATCACCGCGTGGTACGACTCACCGGAGTATGAGAGGCTGAAGCAAATCCGTTTCCGCTGCGCCCACACACGCATCATCGCCCTCGAAGGGGTGGCTCCTGCCTGA
- a CDS encoding GNAT family N-acetyltransferase, translating into MAGQELQYRTATRDDIERISALMGLAIAELQKPFLDDAQIESSRAIMGLDTQLIDDGTYFVVTCAGALAGCGGWSRRSTMYGGDKTPGRSAALLDPARDAARVRAMYTHPDFVRRGVGRLILSLCEERGRKASGVSSSARLWPESRSTGHAATSRARGSSTTPAARRCRS; encoded by the coding sequence ATGGCCGGCCAGGAGTTGCAGTACCGGACAGCGACCCGCGACGACATCGAACGGATTTCGGCGCTGATGGGGCTGGCGATCGCCGAGCTGCAAAAACCCTTCCTCGATGACGCCCAGATCGAATCCAGCCGCGCCATCATGGGCCTCGACACCCAGCTCATCGATGACGGAACCTACTTTGTCGTGACCTGCGCGGGAGCGCTCGCCGGCTGCGGTGGCTGGAGCAGGCGCTCGACCATGTACGGCGGCGACAAGACGCCCGGGCGCAGCGCGGCATTGCTCGATCCCGCCAGGGACGCCGCGCGCGTCAGGGCGATGTACACGCATCCCGATTTCGTGCGGCGCGGCGTTGGCCGCCTCATCCTGTCCCTTTGCGAGGAACGCGGAAGGAAGGCTTCCGGCGTGTCGAGCTCGGCGCGACTATGGCCGGAGAGCCGCTCTACCGGGCATGCGGCTACCAGCCGGGCAAGAGGATCTTCGACGACACCGGCGGCGCGCCGGTGCCGATCGTGA
- a CDS encoding ankyrin repeat domain-containing protein — protein sequence MTASLEAEDARNWSDLLVAAEKGDAETVRAELAAGADINQTDEGGWSALHLAAHNARMAVLEALIARPAIDVNSRNKWKSTPLSLAAAKGHYDCIQALVRHPQIDIDARADYYGRTALIEAARNGHLDAVTLLVEHGADVNAADKTGRNSALIEAIKGRHFAVAQYLLETRKVNFLNKDMRLNALIWAGSTRNAELIEQLDEAIHRFFEGK from the coding sequence GTGACGGCAAGCTTGGAAGCCGAAGACGCCAGAAATTGGTCCGACCTGCTGGTCGCAGCCGAGAAAGGCGACGCCGAGACCGTACGTGCCGAACTCGCGGCGGGGGCGGACATCAACCAGACCGACGAAGGCGGCTGGTCTGCGCTGCATCTTGCCGCCCACAATGCCCGCATGGCAGTGCTCGAAGCCTTGATCGCGCGGCCGGCGATCGACGTCAATTCCAGGAACAAATGGAAGAGCACGCCTTTGAGCCTGGCCGCGGCCAAGGGTCACTACGACTGCATCCAGGCGCTGGTGCGACACCCTCAGATCGATATCGACGCGCGCGCCGACTATTATGGCCGCACGGCGTTGATCGAAGCGGCACGGAACGGGCATCTCGATGCCGTCACGCTGCTGGTCGAGCATGGCGCGGACGTCAATGCGGCCGACAAGACAGGGCGAAACAGCGCCCTCATCGAAGCCATCAAGGGGCGGCACTTCGCGGTTGCGCAGTATCTGCTCGAGACCAGGAAGGTGAACTTCCTCAACAAGGACATGCGGCTCAACGCGCTGATCTGGGCCGGCAGCACCCGCAACGCCGAACTCATCGAGCAGCTGGACGAAGCGATCCACAGGTTCTTCGAAGGCAAGTGA
- a CDS encoding DUF1330 domain-containing protein, giving the protein MAAYLIADVDITDMAMFDEYRREVPATEARYGGHYLARGGATRVLEGDWEPHRLVIIEFPDMAAITAWYDSPEYERLKQIRFRCAHTRIIALEGVAPA; this is encoded by the coding sequence ATGGCCGCCTATCTGATTGCCGATGTCGATATCACCGACATGGCCATGTTCGACGAGTACAGACGCGAAGTCCCGGCGACCGAGGCCCGCTATGGCGGGCACTATCTGGCGCGGGGCGGTGCGACGCGGGTGCTTGAAGGCGACTGGGAGCCGCACCGTCTGGTCATTATCGAGTTTCCCGACATGGCCGCGATCACCGCGTGGTACGACTCGCCGGAGTATGAGAGGCTGAAGCAAATCCGTTTCCGCTGCGCCCACACACGCATCATCGCCCTCGAAGGAGTGGCTCCTGCCTGA
- a CDS encoding GNAT family N-acetyltransferase — protein MSFSTKPLDMATWPDFAALVERHNGVWCGCWCMAFHAKGSGAVGNREAKEARVREGSTHAALVFDGSACVGWCQFGPTGELPRIKHRRAYEDGQAVLPDWRITCFFSDKAFRGKGVAAAALAGALAEIGRLGGGTVESYPEDAQGRTVAGAFLHNGTLAMFERQGFSRNRQIGKHRWVVEKRVAARG, from the coding sequence ATGAGCTTCAGCACAAAACCTCTCGACATGGCCACCTGGCCGGATTTTGCCGCGCTGGTCGAGCGGCACAATGGCGTTTGGTGCGGCTGCTGGTGCATGGCGTTCCACGCCAAGGGTTCGGGCGCGGTGGGCAATCGCGAGGCAAAGGAGGCGCGGGTGCGCGAAGGCAGCACGCATGCCGCGCTCGTCTTCGATGGTTCGGCTTGTGTCGGCTGGTGCCAGTTCGGGCCGACCGGCGAACTGCCGCGCATCAAGCACCGGCGCGCATACGAGGATGGGCAGGCGGTGTTGCCCGACTGGCGCATCACCTGCTTCTTCTCCGACAAGGCCTTTCGCGGCAAGGGCGTGGCCGCGGCAGCCCTTGCCGGCGCACTGGCCGAGATCGGTCGTCTCGGCGGTGGCACGGTGGAAAGCTATCCTGAGGACGCACAAGGGCGCACCGTCGCCGGCGCCTTCCTGCACAACGGCACGCTGGCGATGTTCGAGCGCCAAGGTTTCAGCCGCAATCGCCAGATCGGTAAGCACCGCTGGGTGGTTGAGAAGAGAGTGGCGGCGCGGGGTTGA
- a CDS encoding cation:proton antiporter produces the protein MLNRRRSPSVWIALAAAALALMPAVAFAAEKTGMSSEGIFVAELILLLVVGRGIGEVLEALGQPAVMGQLIGGILLGPSLLGWVWPAAERLVFAGDPTHKSMINAVAQLGVLMLLLLTGMETDLRLVRRVGRACFSISAAGVAVPFALGFIAAQFMPETLLAAGGERIVAGLFLGTALSISSVKIVAMVVRDMNFMRRDLGQIIVSSAIIEDTIGWVVVAITIGIATKGRIEIASLAFTVAGVALFMAFSFTLGRRIVFDAIRWTNDTFRSEYAVVTVILAIMGVMALITDLIGVHTVLGAFVAGILVGESPILSRHIEGQLRGIITALFMPVFFGVAGLSADLTVLVDPQLALLTVALVVIASIGKFGGAFIGAEVAGMSRAEGIAVGCGMNARGSTEVIVASIGLSMGVLSHNLFTMILTMAVITTLAMPPTLRWALRRLPIGEKEKKRLEREEIDQRGFVANLERLLVVVDEGVVGRFAAYLAGVIGAGKPTTVLHSSGETDAEPTEGLHLEEIEKGAEDSREATREGDEEPMREAPVTRRQHEVLSAEAVASEARKGYGMLLVGLGRAVTAKGGFSHRLNEVAGAFDGPLCLVLKPASAGRQMPKLDPGSGKILVPVNGTAVARRGAELALAIAAVTGAPVKMLYVARGGRDEPRDTVSHRRREAVLKDIVALADRYGVEIETAIRSRAAAADAIARQAGRNVSLIVMGVSRRQGEELIFGETTTAVLRRGPCPVVLISDERVQRDESEREAVRTGAGTG, from the coding sequence ATGCTCAATCGGCGCCGGTCGCCGTCGGTCTGGATCGCGCTTGCAGCGGCGGCGCTCGCTTTGATGCCTGCCGTCGCCTTCGCCGCCGAGAAGACCGGCATGTCCTCGGAAGGCATCTTCGTCGCCGAGCTGATCCTGCTCCTGGTTGTCGGCCGCGGCATAGGCGAGGTGCTGGAAGCGCTGGGACAGCCGGCGGTGATGGGGCAATTGATCGGCGGCATCCTGCTCGGACCCTCGCTGCTCGGCTGGGTCTGGCCGGCGGCCGAGCGGCTGGTCTTCGCCGGCGATCCGACGCACAAATCGATGATCAACGCCGTCGCTCAGCTCGGCGTTCTGATGCTGCTTCTGCTCACCGGCATGGAGACGGATCTGAGGCTCGTGCGCCGGGTCGGCCGCGCCTGCTTTTCCATCTCGGCCGCCGGCGTTGCCGTGCCCTTCGCGCTCGGTTTCATCGCTGCCCAGTTCATGCCCGAGACACTGCTCGCCGCCGGCGGCGAGCGCATCGTCGCCGGGCTGTTCCTCGGCACTGCGCTCTCCATCTCCTCGGTCAAGATCGTCGCCATGGTGGTGCGCGACATGAACTTCATGCGCCGCGACCTCGGCCAGATCATCGTCTCCTCGGCGATCATCGAGGACACGATCGGCTGGGTGGTCGTCGCCATCACCATCGGCATCGCCACCAAGGGGCGGATCGAGATCGCCAGCCTGGCCTTCACCGTCGCCGGCGTCGCCCTCTTCATGGCGTTTTCCTTCACGCTGGGCCGCCGCATCGTCTTCGACGCCATCCGCTGGACCAACGACACCTTCCGCTCGGAATATGCGGTGGTCACCGTCATCCTCGCCATTATGGGGGTGATGGCCCTGATCACCGACCTGATCGGCGTGCACACCGTGCTCGGCGCTTTCGTTGCCGGCATATTGGTGGGTGAATCGCCGATCCTGTCTCGCCACATCGAAGGGCAGCTGCGAGGAATTATCACGGCGCTTTTCATGCCGGTGTTCTTCGGCGTCGCCGGCCTGTCGGCCGATCTCACCGTGCTGGTCGATCCGCAACTGGCGCTGCTCACCGTGGCTCTGGTGGTGATCGCCTCGATCGGCAAGTTCGGCGGCGCTTTCATCGGCGCCGAGGTGGCCGGCATGAGCCGCGCCGAAGGCATCGCGGTCGGCTGCGGCATGAACGCGCGGGGTTCCACGGAGGTCATCGTCGCCTCGATCGGCCTGTCGATGGGCGTGCTCTCGCACAACCTCTTTACCATGATCCTCACCATGGCCGTCATCACCACGCTGGCGATGCCGCCGACCTTGCGCTGGGCGCTGCGGCGCCTGCCGATCGGCGAGAAGGAGAAGAAGCGCCTGGAGCGCGAGGAGATCGATCAGCGCGGCTTCGTCGCCAATCTGGAGCGGCTTCTGGTCGTGGTCGACGAGGGCGTCGTCGGCCGCTTCGCCGCCTACCTTGCCGGCGTCATCGGCGCCGGCAAGCCGACGACGGTGCTGCATTCGAGCGGCGAGACCGATGCCGAGCCGACCGAGGGCCTGCATCTGGAGGAAATCGAGAAGGGCGCCGAGGACAGCCGCGAGGCGACAAGGGAGGGCGACGAGGAGCCGATGCGCGAAGCGCCGGTCACCCGCCGCCAGCATGAGGTGCTTTCCGCCGAGGCGGTCGCCAGCGAGGCGCGCAAGGGCTACGGCATGCTGCTTGTCGGCCTCGGCCGCGCCGTCACTGCCAAGGGCGGCTTCTCGCACCGGCTGAACGAAGTCGCCGGCGCCTTCGACGGGCCGCTCTGCCTGGTGCTGAAGCCGGCGAGCGCCGGTCGCCAGATGCCGAAACTCGATCCCGGATCGGGCAAGATACTGGTGCCGGTCAACGGCACGGCGGTTGCCCGCCGGGGCGCCGAGCTGGCGCTCGCGATAGCGGCGGTTACCGGCGCGCCGGTCAAGATGCTCTATGTCGCGCGCGGCGGCCGCGACGAGCCGCGCGACACCGTCTCGCATCGCCGCCGCGAGGCGGTTTTGAAGGACATCGTCGCGCTCGCAGACCGCTACGGCGTCGAGATCGAGACCGCCATCAGAAGCCGGGCCGCGGCCGCCGACGCCATCGCCCGCCAGGCCGGCCGCAACGTGTCGCTGATCGTCATGGGCGTATCGCGGCGGCAGGGCGAGGAACTCATCTTCGGCGAGACGACGACGGCCGTCCTGCGGCGCGGCCCGTGTCCGGTGGTGCTGATCTCCGACGAGCGGGTGCAACGCGACGAGAGTGAGCGCGAGGCCGTGCGCACGGGGGCGGGGACCGGGTGA
- a CDS encoding DUF2270 domain-containing protein, with the protein MSQTKAAKSTDAARAAKSIEANAPARSTEKAAPPRASDTLALKLSSPEFTTTLSHFHRAEIARMAGWRDRLDRTSNWAITVVAAMLSVSLSTPSAHHGVLLFAMLLITLLLWIEARRYRFFDVYRARVRQFERYYFAQIFSPQPDYASNWLAILGEGLRSPRFLITQRAALIRRLRRNYIFMYTILLLAWILKITTPSLSREGSPIGFGASLVDTFRVATLGPIPGVIVVSGVAVCYLALLAAALLVRADDGELSVGDVHV; encoded by the coding sequence ATGTCCCAGACGAAGGCCGCAAAATCCACCGACGCGGCCAGGGCCGCGAAATCCATCGAGGCGAACGCGCCGGCAAGATCAACCGAGAAGGCAGCACCGCCCCGCGCTTCCGACACGCTGGCGCTGAAGCTCAGCTCTCCCGAATTCACCACCACGCTGTCGCATTTCCACCGCGCCGAGATCGCGCGCATGGCGGGCTGGCGCGACAGGCTCGACCGCACCAGCAACTGGGCGATCACCGTGGTGGCGGCGATGCTGTCGGTGTCGCTGTCGACGCCCAGCGCGCATCACGGCGTGCTCTTGTTCGCGATGCTCCTGATCACGCTGCTTTTGTGGATCGAGGCGCGGCGCTACCGTTTCTTCGACGTCTACCGCGCCCGCGTGCGGCAGTTCGAGCGCTACTACTTCGCGCAGATCTTTTCGCCGCAGCCGGATTACGCTTCCAACTGGCTGGCCATCCTGGGCGAAGGCCTGCGCTCGCCGCGTTTCCTGATCACGCAGCGCGCGGCGCTGATACGCCGGCTGCGCCGCAACTACATCTTCATGTACACGATCCTGCTGCTTGCCTGGATCCTCAAGATCACCACGCCGAGCCTGTCGCGCGAAGGCTCGCCGATCGGCTTCGGCGCCTCGCTGGTCGACACGTTCCGGGTGGCGACGCTGGGACCCATCCCTGGCGTCATCGTGGTAAGCGGGGTGGCCGTCTGCTATCTCGCGCTGCTTGCCGCCGCCTTGCTGGTGCGTGCCGATGACGGCGAGCTGTCGGTCGGCGACGTGCATGTGTGA
- a CDS encoding diguanylate cyclase yields the protein MRIKSLIIVSMVSAAALIGLVGAVAVFTQLKAARYLGLNEATNVARELADTIVFKPYDGAPSLLDRPDALKRYLDQQHRRARRDFIVVDSSKRIVAHAADEEHIAGETFDHDPGNEVGLTLQDGVPRRFVDPNEVNAILAVPIEQNEDTIVGAALLEYDPVLTAAEQRTNGLLWLVGLSTAAAMLIAAGFAWVLLSRFGSGLKDMMRGMQALAQGDAMTRIGDGRNDEFGQLADGFNTMADQLASARAHIEDIVETAAEGIAVLDAEGRIASVNPAAATMIGRRADKIVGLQWDAALTLHDPKGAEFASGASPVEMALATGRQQQREIRLVRLDGSQIPIIASCSPLSRSDGGLVLTLNDISELRRAEGVVNERADQLAILNRELHEKSETTARLVKLGELLQACVTFPEAFSVVGTAMTEFLGGLSGSVHLTSASRNLVEEMAHWGDVRSSVNQFAPEDCWALRRGQEHVVGPGLLTPRCAHITENGNKGYVCMPLAAQGETLGIMHLCEPNAAEKPQWLTERQQILRGVVDTLALALANLRLRETLRQQSIRDPNTGLFNRRYLEETSSRELRRMERSSQPLAVIMLDVDHFKQFNDTFGHEAGDLVLKQVAATLIEHARDSDVVSRYGGEEFALVMPGCSLEEGAQRAETLRQAIKHLHLAHRGRTLGTVTASFGVAAYPEHGTGWAEITNAADHAQYDAKAEGRDRVVVARSTPPGERPAIQLVPSAKAGTEVKG from the coding sequence ATGCGCATTAAGAGCCTGATTATCGTCAGCATGGTGAGCGCGGCGGCGCTGATCGGACTGGTTGGCGCTGTCGCCGTCTTCACGCAGCTGAAGGCGGCCAGATATCTGGGACTGAACGAAGCGACCAATGTCGCCCGTGAGCTCGCCGACACCATCGTTTTCAAACCCTACGACGGTGCGCCATCGCTGCTTGATCGACCTGATGCATTAAAGCGGTATCTCGACCAGCAGCACCGCCGCGCGCGGCGCGATTTTATCGTTGTCGACAGCAGCAAGCGGATTGTCGCCCATGCCGCTGACGAGGAGCACATCGCCGGCGAGACATTCGATCACGATCCGGGCAATGAGGTGGGCCTCACGCTGCAAGACGGTGTTCCGCGCCGGTTCGTCGATCCGAACGAAGTGAACGCCATTCTTGCCGTTCCGATCGAGCAGAACGAGGACACGATCGTCGGCGCCGCGCTTCTGGAATATGACCCGGTGCTGACCGCCGCCGAGCAGCGGACCAATGGTCTGCTCTGGCTCGTCGGCCTCAGCACCGCCGCCGCCATGCTGATCGCCGCGGGTTTTGCCTGGGTTCTGCTCAGCCGTTTCGGTTCAGGGCTTAAGGACATGATGCGCGGTATGCAGGCGCTGGCGCAGGGCGACGCCATGACGCGCATAGGCGATGGGCGCAACGACGAGTTCGGGCAGTTGGCAGATGGCTTCAACACGATGGCCGACCAGCTCGCGTCGGCACGGGCGCATATCGAAGACATCGTCGAGACAGCTGCCGAAGGCATCGCGGTGCTCGATGCAGAGGGCCGCATCGCCAGCGTCAACCCCGCCGCAGCGACGATGATCGGCCGGCGCGCCGACAAGATCGTCGGCCTGCAATGGGACGCGGCGCTGACACTGCACGATCCGAAAGGCGCCGAATTCGCCAGTGGGGCGTCCCCCGTCGAGATGGCTCTGGCTACCGGTCGGCAGCAGCAGCGCGAGATACGCCTGGTCAGGCTGGACGGCTCGCAGATCCCAATTATCGCCAGTTGCAGTCCGCTCAGCCGATCTGACGGCGGGCTGGTGCTGACCCTCAACGACATCAGTGAATTGCGCCGCGCCGAAGGGGTCGTCAACGAACGCGCCGACCAACTCGCGATCCTCAATCGCGAGCTGCACGAGAAGTCGGAAACCACGGCCCGCCTGGTCAAGCTTGGTGAACTGCTGCAGGCCTGCGTGACCTTCCCAGAGGCCTTCTCGGTTGTCGGCACGGCGATGACCGAGTTTCTCGGCGGCCTGAGCGGGAGCGTCCACCTGACCAGCGCTTCGCGCAACCTGGTCGAGGAGATGGCGCATTGGGGCGACGTGCGTTCGAGCGTCAATCAATTCGCGCCGGAAGACTGCTGGGCGCTGCGCCGCGGCCAGGAGCATGTCGTCGGTCCGGGCTTGCTCACGCCGCGTTGCGCTCACATCACGGAGAACGGCAACAAGGGCTACGTCTGCATGCCGCTGGCGGCGCAGGGCGAGACGCTAGGCATAATGCATCTGTGCGAACCGAATGCCGCCGAGAAGCCGCAATGGCTGACCGAACGGCAGCAGATCCTGCGCGGCGTCGTCGACACGCTGGCGCTGGCGCTAGCCAATCTGCGCCTTCGCGAAACGCTTAGGCAGCAATCGATCCGCGATCCGAACACCGGCCTGTTCAACCGGCGTTATCTCGAAGAAACCAGCAGCCGGGAACTGAGGCGCATGGAGCGCTCGAGCCAGCCGTTGGCAGTCATCATGCTCGATGTCGACCACTTCAAACAGTTCAACGATACGTTCGGGCACGAGGCCGGTGACCTCGTGCTGAAGCAGGTTGCCGCGACGCTAATCGAGCATGCGCGCGACAGCGATGTCGTATCCCGTTATGGCGGCGAGGAATTTGCCCTGGTCATGCCGGGATGCTCGCTTGAGGAGGGAGCTCAGCGCGCCGAAACGCTCCGCCAGGCGATCAAGCATCTGCATCTGGCGCATCGCGGCCGCACGCTTGGAACAGTGACGGCCTCGTTCGGCGTCGCGGCCTATCCCGAGCATGGCACCGGCTGGGCCGAGATCACCAACGCCGCGGACCACGCGCAATATGACGCGAAGGCCGAGGGTCGCGACAGGGTGGTTGTCGCCAGGAGCACCCCGCCGGGCGAGCGCCCCGCCATCCAGCTGGTGCCCTCCGCGAAAGCCGGCACCGAGGTCAAGGGATGA
- a CDS encoding sulfotransferase family protein: MSLMVIGTGFGRTGTDSMREALTMLGFGPCHHMSEVMGHAKQKRLWRALARGEAPDWAQLFAGYKSCVDWPSAFYWRELIEAYPQARVILTWRSPESWWESFEKTLLPAIAGSTDQESLGIALVANQVFGGRPQDRAHAIAVYRDNVEAVLNTVPAERLLVHKLGDGWAPLCSHLGVPVPEESYPARNTTQEFRSALGIVQ; this comes from the coding sequence ATGTCGCTGATGGTGATTGGAACCGGCTTCGGCCGGACCGGCACGGACTCGATGCGCGAGGCGCTGACCATGCTCGGCTTCGGTCCTTGCCACCATATGTCGGAGGTCATGGGGCATGCGAAGCAGAAGCGGCTCTGGCGGGCGCTGGCCAGGGGCGAGGCGCCCGACTGGGCCCAGCTCTTCGCGGGATATAAATCCTGCGTCGACTGGCCCTCGGCCTTCTATTGGCGTGAGCTGATCGAAGCCTATCCGCAGGCGCGCGTCATCCTCACCTGGCGCTCGCCCGAAAGCTGGTGGGAGAGTTTTGAAAAAACCCTGCTGCCGGCGATCGCCGGCAGCACGGATCAGGAGTCGCTCGGCATCGCGCTCGTCGCCAACCAGGTCTTCGGCGGCCGCCCGCAGGACCGAGCACATGCCATCGCCGTCTACCGGGACAATGTCGAGGCGGTGCTGAACACCGTGCCGGCGGAACGGCTGCTGGTGCACAAGCTCGGCGACGGCTGGGCACCGCTCTGCAGCCATCTCGGCGTTCCCGTGCCGGAGGAATCCTATCCCGCCCGCAACACAACGCAGGAGTTCCGATCCGCGCTTGGCATAGTCCAGTAG
- a CDS encoding VOC family protein, which yields MDEGLLSQATCLGPVHLKVTDIPAALTVWRDTVGLAPAGEDAVLAQLGAGGRTLIVLHAGAEVALPQKSRDLFHVAIHVTTRRDLAHAAARLKASGLRYSAQDHLVSESLYVSDPSGNGIEICFDTPERLLRREVSPDGRVSLIAVDGSAHSGLEPLDVSSLLRDLGNSGHVEPRMAQDAFIGHIHLRARAPEALMEFYLGVLGFRPHIQSRTFGMFDCGTERRAHMIAFNIWARGELREPPPDAAGLDYFTVELGSAHELAAVARRLETANAPARREGGAISTADPEGNRLRLVVQGG from the coding sequence ATGGACGAAGGATTGCTGTCTCAGGCCACGTGTCTCGGGCCGGTCCATCTCAAGGTGACCGACATTCCGGCCGCCTTGACCGTCTGGCGCGACACTGTCGGACTGGCGCCGGCCGGCGAGGACGCCGTTCTAGCGCAGCTCGGGGCCGGCGGCCGGACGCTGATCGTGCTCCATGCGGGCGCGGAAGTCGCCCTGCCGCAGAAGTCGCGCGATCTCTTCCATGTCGCCATCCACGTCACCACCCGCCGCGACCTCGCGCATGCGGCCGCCCGCCTCAAGGCGTCGGGGTTGCGATACAGCGCCCAGGACCACCTCGTTTCGGAATCGCTCTACGTCTCTGACCCGTCCGGCAACGGCATCGAGATATGCTTCGACACGCCTGAACGCCTGCTGCGCCGCGAGGTCTCGCCCGACGGCCGCGTGTCGCTGATTGCCGTCGACGGCAGCGCGCATTCCGGGCTGGAGCCGCTGGACGTCTCTAGCCTATTGCGCGACCTCGGCAATTCCGGCCATGTCGAGCCCAGGATGGCGCAAGACGCCTTTATCGGCCACATCCATTTGCGCGCCCGCGCGCCCGAGGCGCTGATGGAATTCTATCTCGGCGTGCTCGGCTTCCGGCCGCATATCCAGTCCCGGACCTTCGGCATGTTCGACTGCGGCACCGAGCGCCGCGCGCATATGATCGCCTTCAACATCTGGGCGCGCGGCGAGCTGCGCGAACCGCCGCCCGATGCCGCCGGCCTGGACTATTTCACCGTCGAGCTCGGTTCCGCCCACGAGCTTGCCGCCGTGGCGCGCAGGCTCGAAACGGCCAATGCGCCGGCGAGAAGGGAAGGTGGCGCGATTTCGACCGCCGATCCGGAAGGCAACCGCCTGCGGCTCGTGGTCCAGGGAGGTTGA